From the genome of Bos mutus isolate GX-2022 chromosome 2, NWIPB_WYAK_1.1, whole genome shotgun sequence:
GAACAGaattcagcttcccaggtggcactagtggtaaagaacctgcctgctaatgcaggagatataagagatgctggttcgatccctgggtcgggaagatcacctggagaaggaaatggcaaccgactccagtattcatgcctggagaatcccatggacagaggagcctggcgggctatagtccatggggtcacaaagagctggacacaactgaagtgatttagcacgtgCACATGCAATGCAGTGTGTCTTCAGAGGCTAGTTAACAAAAGCCATGCTATTTCTGCCATGTTTATTATACAATAATAGGTAACTGAAATATCTGTCTtctgctattcagttcagttcagtcactcagtcgtgtctgactctttgcgaccccacggactgcagcatgccaggcttccctgtccatcatcaactcctggagcttgctcaaactcatgtccattgagttgctgatgtcatccaaccatctcatcctctgtcatccccttctcctcctgccttcaatctttcccagcatcagggtcttttccaatgagtcagttctttgcatcaggtggccaaagtatgatgCAAAAGTATGATGCAAAGTCTTCTGCTAATAATACCAGCAATGTTAACCAGAAGTGTGTCATTTATTCCACCCCCAGTACCAGCACCTTCTGAGCAGTAGCTCCCTAATACTGAGAAGGAAGCCTTTCAGTCAGGGCTGATCTGCACTGAATCCCTTAATAACAGTGCCTCATTCTTTTGGCCTGACTTTGTAGTCACAGATTGTTCCCTTCCTTTTGATCATACTGCAACCAATGCAGCAGgagatggggatgggggtggcTTATTCATTTCCAAGTGATTATGATTACCAATGTTAGATGAGTGTCTCCCAGAAAAATCCAGGCTCAAATTTAGTGTCTATTAAGTAGAAAAGCAGAATGCAAAATTATATGTACATTAGGGATAAAATGTTCTTGGGAAAAATACATCAATAAActaaaaactggaaggaaaatacCATTATATGAATGGTGGACATCTAATAGTTACATTTACTGAGCTCATTATTTTGTGCCAGTCACTTTACAACATTATCTATAATCCCCCAATGACCCTGTAAGGAGGATATTATGATCCCTATTTTACGAATGATGAAATCGACTTTAAGAGAAAGTAAGTGGAAAGGATAAGGTAGTACAGTTAGACAGTGGCAAACTCAATGCAGGGCTCATTCCCCTACCATGGATGAATTTCTCTTTCCTGTTTAATGTTACtattgaatgaatatataaatccCAGAGCTCTAACGTCTGATCCTGGCAGGAAGGTTCCTACAGTGTGGATACCTCAGGGAGAAACGAGACCGCATACCTAGATGCAACTGGACATCTTTCACCTCCAGGGTGCTGGACTTGCGATGCCGAGCAAGCTGGCAGGCAGCTGTCACCACACTCTCAATAAAATCATCAGCAATCTGCAGCAGCATCTGGGGGAAAAACGGTGGGGGAGAGTAACCATGGCATGGCAGGGTAGGCTCCTGTTGCTGAGACACCTGTATTTGCTTGAATCACATATCTAGTCAGGCTTTCTATTACAAGGCCTGGAATCAGCATTTGAGGGAAGGTAAGAAGGAGGAGTGAGGACAAGAGAAACATACCCACTCGTTAACCAGGTTCAGAGAAATTCACACCTTTCTGAGGATGCATTTTCTATACTTTCTACCTAGCAGCAGTCCACCAGCCCAAGCCCTATCCCCTCTATATCTTCTTCTGAATTAGGGAGGAACATAAAAGTGAATCATTAAATCCTCATTTTCTCATTAAATCCTTCATATTCtcttaagcatttttatttcCGTTATCTCACCGAGTCCTTATAATAATCCCATGGGGGGAAAAATGGGGCATAGATTTTATCCTAATTCTATAGAGGAGGATGCTAAGATTCATGGAGACTAACTTGTTTACAGCCATGTAACTACTAAGCAGTGGAAGCAGGATTCGAGCTCAAGGCTCTAAGTCCAAATCCTGGATTCTTTCCACTTCATTATCCACTATTCATAGACTATGTAAAGAGCAAAATCAGAATTCTGAAGTTAAAGATCTACAATTAAGAAAACCTGAAATTTTGATTAGTGAATACCTTCCTCATGTCttcctctggaaaaaaaataaaattacaaccATAGTTCTAAACATTACTTTTTCTGCTAGACCATTAATATATTGCTATCTTTCCTATGGAACTATCTAAAAGAAAGATTTCAAATGATTAAACATGGTAAGTCAGCTCCAAAAATGACCTCTCTCCTAACCCAATAAAACAACAAGAAAAGGGTTGGGGGTCGGGGGGAAGACATATAAACCCACAAAgacaagaagaaaaggagagaaaacctTAATGGACAAGAAATTCCAATAAACTTTTACAGCAAAATTTTGGAAAAGAGGTAACAAAGAAAGTGGGAACTGACCTAGCAGACAGAAGGTATAACACAAATGTCTGTAGAGGGGACACCAAtgagaactgaactgatttcccaGATCCAGGATTTGGAGCTATCATTAACCAAAGAAGACTTGACTCAGATATGGGACTAAAAACTGAAGAACTGTTAGATGTCTATATACAGAACAGACTTCCAATCCTCATCTTCAAAAGCAGCCAAGCGACTCTTCCCCACACATACCAGGATTACTAGACATCTGAAGAAAATCTCcaacactaaaaagaaaataaacaaaccaaaggGGGATTAGGGGACCCAGAGGAAACAGACAAtacagggaaaagaagaaaatgtcaaacaACATAATTAATATcttcagagagaaaaatagaagaagaTCCTAACAATCATAAAATAAGAACAGAATggattaagggggaaaaaaacagtcaACAAGAAAAAGttcatggaaattaaaatttttattaaaaaaaaaaaagttaacatttagaagataaactgaggaaaatttcTCCAGCAAGCAAAACTTAGAATTGCAAAGAAATGaacaatagaaaagattttttaaaaaacccaaaactaaGAGGATCAATGCAGAAGATCCAACATCCAACTGTTACTGTTACAATAACcctgtgaaaaaaaaatggagcatgGATTTTACCCTAATTTTTTAGAGGAAGATGATAAGATTCATGGAGACTAACTTGTTCACAGCCATGGAACTATTACACGGCCAACTGtcattccagaaagaaagaacaataatggagaagaaattatcaaaaaactaagattaaaaaaatggaacCCTCATAACAGCTGGTGGAAATGTCAAAGGATGGAACACTTTATAAAAACAGGAAATTCCTCAAAGGAAAAACacagttaccatatgattcatCAATTCCAGTCTTaggtatatatttaaaagaaatgaaaacgtaTGCCCACAGAAAAAATTGTACatgatttcaaaaaaagaaagggaagaaaaaacaaaaaacctgtacatgaatgttcatggcAATATAAGtgataatagccaaaaagtggaaataatccaaatgtccatcaactgataaatggaaaaacaaaatgtggcataccCATACAATGTACTATcattattattcagtcataaaaagaaatgaactatcgaTACCTGCTACAACAGgatgaatttaaaaaacattatgttaagtgaaagataCTAGTCATACAAGACCAATTATTATATGATTCCAATTATttgaaatgtccaaaataaacaaatctaCAGAAAGTAGTTTAGTGGCTGCCAAGGGTTGTGGGGATTGGGGGAAAATGAAGTGACTGCTCCTTTTAGGGGTGATGACAATGTTCTAAGATTATGTTGATAACtgtacaattctgtgaatatactaaaaaccaatgAACTATGTATATTTCAAATGCATGAATTGTGTGTTACAtggattttatttcaataaagctgcATCTAAAAAACCAAACTCACATAGTGaggacaaatattttctctccagataaaaaaacataaaaataacagtGGAATTATACTGTTTTTGCAACctgcatttcctttctctatcaTTACATAttcctcagaaaagaaaaaaacaaacaaacaatatcaTCTTTGAATTGAGACACACAAGTGTCTAAAAGAAGCCTGTAAGAACAtagcacaacaaaagaaaaaagataacatgTAAGGCTCATATGAAAATTCAGAACAGGAAGAAATTTGGACCCTAAAAGAACTTGGACCAGAACTGACTAAGGTTTCTTAGATTTCAGAAGACAATGGAGCAATGCCTTCATcactaacaggaaaaaaataatttccaaatagaATTCTAAATTCAGCCAAACTAAAAATTAAGTGTGAGGTTAGACTGcagatattttcaaacattttacctATCATCTAGCCTTTCGTAggaagtaacaaaaaaaaaatctagtctaACAAAATGAGGGAGTAAAAGTAAGAGGATGTGGGATTTAGGAGACAAGACATCCATCAGAAAAAGAGCAAAAGGAAGGGGAGGGATCTGTGTAAGtggattaaaataaatcaaactaGAAGAGGATGGAGGTCTCTCCCAGAGGGAGAAAACCCAAATTAAGTATTTTTCCATTTGGAAAATAATGTTGATGGGGTATAAGATAGCTAATAGTGGAAGCTGAATAAAAAAGGCACAAAGAAAACTAAGTAACTAAAAAGGGTCAATTATCTACTTCAAGAAGATAAGTTATACCAAAAAGGAAAGGTAGTCATAGGCATGCCTTGGCTCACTGGTGATGAGTAAACAATTGAATAGCCAGAATAATGTAAATACTGATTTCTGGGCTATGCAAAAATTGTGACAAAACGATACtggaaaaatgagagaaagcaAAGTCTGTATGGCACGTATGTGAGTGGTTTAACAAATTCTTGTCTACCATAACAGTAAGTTTACAACTATTAGAAAATTAATGAATCAAAGAATATCTGTTTAAGTATATTACTCAGAAATTCAGtggaatggggacttccctgatggtccagtggttaaggctcagcacttccaatgcagggggcatgggttcaatccctggtcagggaactaaaatcccacaggccccaacagtgtggccaaaaaaaaaaaaaaaaaattaattaattaaaaaaggaaagaaatagaagaaacaatTTAAACTGTTGAAAGTGACTGCCTATGAGCAGCAGACTACACCCTTTTTGATAGGCAAAAATAGCAGTGTTCGGTATAAGTGCTAAACATTCTCTAAGGTGATTTGTGTAAGTTATTCTACCGGACCCTCACAAAAACCCTGAATAACCCTGTAGATAAATACTGTCATACCTTACCAACACAGGAGGAAGCTGAGTTTCACAAAGCTTCACTAACACACCCACAGAGCCAAGTCTCAAATTCAGATATGTCTGCCTCTAGTCTGTGCTGTTAACAGCTATTCTGTACGACTTCTCAGGGACACAGTCTCTGGAGTACCCAGTCCCACCTTACCTCCTCCACATCTTCATCCAATTGCTCATTAGGATCCACTTCTCTTACTAAGTCCTGTAACTTCTTCTTGGTCAATACCTAAAGTTAATTGGGAGAACAGTTTTCAGCCAATTTACCGGGTTTGATTTCTACTTTCCAAAGAACTCTCAGTCTGGCCTACCTGGAGCTACTACTGGAAGACTATATTCTAGAGTCAAGAATAGCCTCGGGAAAGGCGGAAAGAGCAGCATGGAGGAGAGGCCAACATCTGTCAAACAGTTTTAGGAAACTCTATTAATTACCAATTTTCTGACCATCACAAGTTGTATAGCTCCTCTGCTGCCTTTGTATAGCTTCCCACCTGCCCAGCTCACAGAGCCTCCTCTCTGTGCTCTCCTAGGCTACCCAGGTAAAAGCAACCACCTCCTCCTTCGGCCTCTGTCGTACCCTGTGTGCCCTTCCATCATTGggtttctttccttgttttctgaCTTAATAGCCTAAAAGCTCCTCAATGGCTGGGAACATGTGTTCCTCTCTGTTTAACTGAATATTTGTATAAGTATGTAcaactatcggagaaggcaatggcaccccactccagtactcttgcttggaaaaccccatggacagaggagcctggtaggctgcagtccatggggtcgctaagagtcagacacgattgagtgacttcattttcacttttcactttcatgcattggagaaggaaatggcaacccactccagtgttcttgcctggagaatcccagggatggggaagcctggtgggctgcctatggggtcgcacagagtcggacacgactgaagtgacttagcagcagcagtacaactATGATCCCCTCTttcataaaggaaaaattatatcaCATGTACATGCCACTAAAGAAGAATCAAAAACACACACTAAAATGTTTACCACAGTTACTTTGGGGTGGTCATAGAATTACGGACTATTtactctttttctaaaatttcacaAAAAGCCTGTATAACAttggaaatgggaaaaaagaatacaattttaaaaataaatatttgttaataatgTCTCAGATCTATCCATTCTACCATTATTGCTTAATTCTTTACCACATATTGTGACTTACTGTAAGAGTCTCAGACTTCCTCTCAGTCTGCCCACTTTCTTACCTTTCTTGTCCCCTGTCAAGTTAATCCCCCTAAGATActttattatgttattttaatGCCTCATTGAATATTTGCAAAGATTGTTTATTGACTAAAAGTTCCAATGGAAACTAACATAGGCCCAGTATGTTCTGTTAGAATCCCACCTATACAATTTTAATTCCTgctcttctccaactccacactCAGTATGGTAATCAATCTCCTGACTATCTGCATAACCCTTCCCATTCACTGTTGCTAGTTCCTCCCTCATTCTCTTGAACTATTGTCTCCTCATCCTGTTCTACTCAGCCTACAAGGCCCAAGTCAGagattatacttattttttatggCTCTGGAGGACAGAATCAGGATCATGGGTAAAAAGAGGGGGTCAGATTATAGAATCATTGCAGAAAATGAATAATGGTAGCAGCTAGATGAACTAGAAGGAGAAAAGACTGGAAGCAAGGGTACTTTTATTACAAGAATAATGAATAATGAAGCCATtaattatttacctattttattttgcttaacaattatatagcatatatttatatataaatatataaaaacctaTCATAGGCAAGGTATTGTattaatgcatgcatgtgtgtgtgtgtatatatatatacacacacacatatatatgtatacacacatacattctacAAAGTAAAAATTGATAAATGTACATGATATACTGATAAAGAACTTAAGAAGTCTGAGAGGAAGAGGCAGCATCTGAGTTGGACATCTCTCAAAGTATCACTGCTTTAAAGAACAGATAAGAAGTGCCCACAGAGAACAAAAAGATGATGATACCTGATTGTTTTCAGGGCTGAGACGCCCTCCTGTCCCAGGAGTGCCTGGGATCTTCACCACTGCAGTGCTATTGGCCATGGAGCCTTGTGGAGGGGTGCTCGCTGGTTCCGGTTTTATTGATGAGAAATTGGACAGGTTGATTAGGGCTGAGGGACCAAACTGGTTCATAATCTGTCTTGCTTTGGACTTTAGCTCATAGAGCTTATCGAGATCTTGTTTCTTTTTGGAGCTATGAGGACCAAGGCCAATCAActgtagaagaaaaaagaattaattcaggAAAGACATGTAATAAAGGAtgagttttaaaagtaaaattctatGAGGTCTGTTGGACTTTGAAGGGTCTTCATCTGACACCCGCACATTCAAAATGGAATGAAGAATGTTCACTGCTCTCACCTGATATTTAGAAACCATCTCTTTCGGAAAAGCTAAATAGTCCACACAAgtgaaataagaaattaaatgaaatgaggaATCTTATGTACATAAATAAACTAGAATGAGCAAGACATTTTTGAAGACTTTGTAAAAACAGAATACTTGGTTAAGTAGTACATGCATTATTTTTGAACATCAAATAACGCTAAATTCAAATAAATCATGGCACAATCACATACTTGAAACCTAGTCACAAAACTTCAAAAAACAGATTAGTTCATTTCAGCATTTCAAACATGCTTAAATCTATGCCAGGGCCTGATAAACATAATAAATTTAGCAACTGTTAAAAGTAAGCTCTTCTCTGTCATCAAGGGCAAATTTTCTCTGAGTGTTAGCAATCTTTAAATACATGCAGAGTCCCTAGCCTGGAATAGCCAAGACTTCTAAATTTTAGAGCCATGAGGTTGACTCGGTGGACCTCAGCTTTGGTGTCAAGATCAGAAGCACATTCAAGAAGTTCTGCCCACAGTGACCTCAAGGAGCTTACTTACAGCTATCTGAGTGTCTAGATCTTTAATTACATCAGCAACGGCTGTGAGCCCGGTGAAATGAGAGGCAGCCATTTCAAAAGCTACCTGTAAATGAATAACTGGCGTCAAGCACCACCCTTGTCACAGAACCATTTCAGTTGCATGGCCTGCATGTCTTCAAAGACCAGGATGCAGGCAAACTGGATGCAGAGAAACATCTCTTTATTCCTACTGTGcacccagaaaaacatctccatctctttcatatataactttttaaattaattaaagataACAATAGTAACATTAAGA
Proteins encoded in this window:
- the TAF12 gene encoding transcription initiation factor TFIID subunit 12 isoform X2; protein product: MNQFGPSALINLSNFSSIKPEPASTPPQGSMANSTAVVKIPGTPGTGGRLSPENNQVLTKKKLQDLVREVDPNEQLDEDVEEMLLQIADDFIESVVTAACQLARHRKSSTLEVKDVQLHLERQWNMWIPGFGSEEIRPYKKACTTEAHKQRMALIRKTTKK
- the TAF12 gene encoding transcription initiation factor TFIID subunit 12 isoform X1, with the protein product MAASHFTGLTAVADVIKDLDTQIALIGLGPHSSKKKQDLDKLYELKSKARQIMNQFGPSALINLSNFSSIKPEPASTPPQGSMANSTAVVKIPGTPGTGGRLSPENNQVLTKKKLQDLVREVDPNEQLDEDVEEMLLQIADDFIESVVTAACQLARHRKSSTLEVKDVQLHLERQWNMWIPGFGSEEIRPYKKACTTEAHKQRMALIRKTTKK